Proteins encoded within one genomic window of Empedobacter falsenii:
- a CDS encoding glucoamylase family protein, translated as MVKLNKTIVTCALLCGASAFAQTKQENKLLDKVQKQTIQYFWDYAEPHSKLARERFHPDGFYPENDSNIITTGGTGFGLMSLIVGIDREFIPRKEATERILTGLKFLQKADRFHGAWPHWLNGGTGKVKAFSTYDNGGDLVETAFLAQGLICLKEYFKDSKNEKEIEISQLADQLWKEIDFNFYTRGENVLYWHWSPNYEWKINFPLKGFDETMITYVIAAASPNYSINSEVYYKGWTRNGDIKSNDSAYGVPLIVKHNGADKNVGPLFWAQYSFIGLNPNNLIDGIGIDYGKVVKNQAKIHYIYNQQKTESFKKYEKNMWGLTASYTFNPDGTEGYTAHSPLNDNNVITPTAALSSFPYTPKESMDFLKFIYEKQNKSLIGVAGPYDAVDVKNDRVITKYLAIDQGTITPMIENYRSGLLWKLFMQNEDVQRGLDKLKFKTTASN; from the coding sequence ATGGTTAAATTAAATAAAACAATAGTTACTTGCGCTCTTTTATGTGGCGCAAGTGCTTTTGCTCAAACAAAACAAGAAAATAAGCTGTTAGATAAAGTTCAGAAACAGACGATTCAATATTTTTGGGATTATGCTGAACCTCATTCAAAATTAGCTCGAGAACGTTTTCATCCTGATGGTTTTTATCCAGAAAATGATTCAAACATCATTACAACAGGAGGAACAGGATTTGGATTAATGAGTTTAATTGTTGGGATTGATCGCGAATTTATTCCAAGAAAAGAAGCAACTGAACGAATTTTAACAGGATTGAAATTTTTACAAAAAGCAGATCGTTTTCATGGTGCTTGGCCACATTGGTTGAATGGCGGAACAGGTAAAGTAAAAGCTTTTAGTACTTACGATAACGGAGGTGATTTGGTAGAAACTGCATTTCTTGCTCAGGGTTTAATTTGTTTGAAAGAATATTTCAAAGATTCTAAAAATGAGAAAGAAATAGAGATTTCGCAATTAGCTGATCAACTTTGGAAAGAAATCGATTTCAATTTTTATACACGTGGAGAAAATGTGTTGTATTGGCATTGGTCACCAAATTACGAATGGAAAATTAATTTTCCATTAAAAGGATTTGATGAAACCATGATTACGTATGTTATTGCTGCGGCTTCACCAAATTATTCTATCAATTCAGAAGTTTATTATAAAGGTTGGACGAGAAATGGAGATATAAAATCAAATGATTCTGCATACGGAGTTCCATTGATTGTAAAGCATAATGGAGCTGATAAAAATGTAGGTCCATTATTTTGGGCACAATATTCTTTTATTGGACTTAATCCGAACAATTTGATAGATGGAATTGGTATTGATTATGGAAAAGTGGTGAAAAATCAAGCAAAGATTCATTACATCTACAATCAACAAAAAACGGAGAGTTTCAAGAAGTACGAAAAAAATATGTGGGGATTAACAGCAAGTTATACCTTCAATCCAGATGGAACAGAAGGTTATACAGCTCATTCTCCATTAAATGACAATAATGTAATTACTCCTACAGCAGCATTATCATCTTTTCCATATACACCAAAAGAATCTATGGATTTCTTGAAGTTTATTTATGAAAAACAAAACAAAAGCTTGATTGGAGTAGCAGGTCCGTATGATGCGGTTGATGTAAAAAATGATCGAGTGATTACAAAATATTTGGCGATAGATCAAGGAACAATTACACCAATGATAGAGAATTATCGCTCTGGATTATTGTGGAAATTGTTTATGCAAAATGAAGATGTACAAAGAGGTTTAGATAAACTGAAATTCAAAACGACAGCCTCGAATTAA
- a CDS encoding RagB/SusD family nutrient uptake outer membrane protein, translated as MKKNIFKIVTLASILSIGTLSSCTSDFLNVDSQENIAIDDQASQSPEKYVNGIYGMFTDWDYAFSWLGVTEMISDNADKGSSSTDNGGDKRDLDELLHSSTTGSIEAMWKRFYKTIGRASYSIKYTTESSITDAEKNRLIGEAKFLRAVSYFYLVRMFGDTVIQELDVPASYALRKPKAEVYAYIEADLLDAISKLPTKNEYAAKDLGRATKGAAQALLAKVYLYQGKNQQAYDMATTVVNSSIYDLESDYATTWRKETENGKESLFEIQARGDAVAHGVQQYSETQGARGTGGWGWGFNVPSQNLLDAFNAEGDAIRRDATIIFRGETLYDGRLVPTSVENPMYNEKAYSSANLGSADGDKNIRVIRFSEVLLIQAEAANEIGQDALTPLNRVRTRVKLAPVASMSKDQLRLKIWNERRLELAFEHDRWFDLVRTGQAKEMMAKNGKTFVTGKHELFPIPNGQIIQTPTMTQNPGW; from the coding sequence ATGAAAAAAAATATATTTAAAATAGTAACATTAGCTTCTATTCTTTCAATCGGAACATTAAGTTCTTGTACAAGTGATTTTTTGAATGTTGATTCTCAAGAAAATATTGCAATTGATGATCAAGCTTCTCAATCTCCAGAAAAATATGTGAATGGTATTTACGGAATGTTTACAGATTGGGATTATGCATTCTCTTGGTTAGGAGTTACTGAAATGATTTCTGATAATGCAGATAAAGGAAGTTCTTCTACAGATAATGGTGGAGATAAACGAGATTTAGACGAATTATTACATAGTTCTACAACAGGTTCTATTGAAGCAATGTGGAAACGTTTTTATAAAACAATTGGTAGAGCGTCATATTCAATAAAATATACGACAGAATCATCAATTACAGATGCAGAAAAAAATAGATTAATTGGGGAAGCAAAATTTTTGAGAGCTGTTTCTTATTTCTATTTGGTTCGTATGTTTGGAGATACTGTGATACAAGAATTAGATGTACCAGCATCTTATGCACTACGTAAACCAAAAGCAGAAGTTTATGCATACATTGAAGCAGATTTATTAGATGCAATATCAAAACTTCCTACTAAAAATGAGTATGCTGCAAAAGATTTAGGACGTGCAACAAAAGGAGCTGCTCAAGCTTTATTAGCAAAAGTATATTTATACCAAGGAAAAAATCAACAAGCATACGATATGGCTACAACTGTTGTTAATTCTAGTATTTACGATTTAGAAAGTGATTACGCAACAACTTGGAGAAAAGAAACTGAGAACGGTAAAGAATCTTTATTTGAAATTCAAGCTCGTGGAGATGCTGTTGCGCATGGTGTTCAACAATATTCAGAAACTCAAGGTGCTCGTGGTACTGGAGGTTGGGGATGGGGATTCAATGTTCCTTCTCAAAATTTATTAGATGCTTTTAATGCTGAAGGAGATGCTATTCGTCGTGATGCAACAATCATTTTTAGAGGTGAAACTTTATATGACGGTCGTTTAGTTCCAACTTCTGTAGAAAACCCGATGTATAACGAAAAAGCATATTCAAGTGCGAATCTTGGTTCTGCTGATGGTGACAAAAATATCCGTGTAATTCGTTTTTCTGAAGTTTTATTAATTCAAGCTGAAGCAGCAAACGAGATTGGTCAAGACGCTTTAACACCTCTTAATCGCGTTAGAACACGTGTTAAGTTAGCTCCAGTAGCAAGTATGTCTAAAGATCAATTACGATTAAAAATCTGGAATGAAAGACGTTTAGAATTAGCATTTGAGCATGATCGTTGGTTTGATTTAGTTCGTACTGGTCAAGCAAAAGAAATGATGGCGAAAAATGGTAAAACTTTCGTTACTGGAAAACACGAATTGTTTCCAATTCCAAATGGACAAATTATTCAAACTCCAACAATGACTCAAAACCCAGGTTGGTAA
- a CDS encoding endonuclease/exonuclease/phosphatase family protein: protein MKKYISLSLVLIMTMIGFAQQNLSIMSYNIRLASVDDGANHWNIRKQKLVDLIKYYDADFVGVQEAQVPQLDFIKQNDSQLDFIGEPRSSDKNAEYSAIFYKKDQYKVLEQKTMWLSETPEKESKGWDAAYNRIITYGLFQDKKTKKKFWVINTHFDHVGKVARQKSLELIDQLIHDLTSKKDYPAFFMGDFNMNHDDASVKYIQNKYLDTRLNAQTVYGPDFTWEDFKFNVKGTEILDYIFYKKNAKVTCKSFNTIDDFYDFKYPSDHLPILAKFLIQ, encoded by the coding sequence ATGAAAAAATATATTAGTTTAAGTTTAGTTTTAATCATGACAATGATAGGTTTTGCTCAACAAAATTTATCAATTATGTCTTACAACATTAGATTAGCCTCTGTTGATGATGGCGCAAATCATTGGAATATTCGCAAACAAAAATTGGTTGATTTAATCAAATATTATGACGCTGATTTTGTTGGTGTACAAGAAGCTCAAGTTCCTCAACTAGATTTTATCAAACAAAATGATTCACAATTAGATTTTATCGGAGAACCTCGTTCAAGTGATAAAAATGCTGAATATTCGGCGATTTTTTATAAAAAAGATCAATACAAAGTTTTAGAACAAAAAACAATGTGGTTGTCAGAAACGCCAGAAAAAGAATCAAAAGGTTGGGATGCAGCATACAACAGAATTATCACTTATGGATTATTTCAAGACAAGAAAACAAAGAAGAAATTTTGGGTAATCAATACTCATTTTGATCACGTTGGAAAAGTTGCGCGTCAAAAATCGTTAGAATTAATCGATCAATTAATTCATGATTTAACAAGTAAAAAAGATTATCCAGCATTTTTTATGGGAGACTTTAACATGAATCATGATGATGCTTCTGTAAAATATATTCAAAATAAATATTTAGATACTCGCCTTAATGCGCAAACGGTTTATGGACCAGATTTTACATGGGAAGATTTCAAATTCAATGTAAAAGGAACGGAAATTTTAGATTACATTTTTTACAAAAAGAATGCAAAAGTAACGTGTAAAAGTTTCAATACGATTGATGATTTCTATGATTTCAAATATCCATCAGATCATTTACCAATTTTAGCCAAATTTTTAATTCAATAA
- a CDS encoding glycoside hydrolase family 3 N-terminal domain-containing protein yields MKKLIYSIAFLGLAFNTYAQKIKFDKSKSKSEFIDYVMAQMTIDDKVGQMVQYTYDGGDVTGSAIDKNYIKYTKQGMMGSVFNATTTDITKKLQKIAVEETRLGIPLIFGYDVIHGYETIFPIPLGEASSWDLKAIEKSARIAAEETAAGGVHWTFAPMVDIGFDPRWGRVSEGAGEDTFLGSKIAIARVNGFQGKSLYDLNTVLACTKHFAGYALAQAGRDYGTVEISDRFLRDYILPPFKATVDAGAGSFMTSFNEIGGVPSTASKYLYDQILRKEWNYKGFVVTDYTAIQELVPHGIAKDLEEATLKSVEAGIEMDMMSGAFLNHLPKLVKEGKVKQDVIDTAVRRILEAKYDLGLFEDPYRYSNSKREKETVMKQEFLNEARDVARKSMVLLKNDKQILPLKESQKVAVIGPLVKDEKNIIGNWAARGDRYGKAWSVWEGLNDVLGKNAKITYAQGTELNSSKTDGFQEAINIAKNSDVIVAVMGENENQTGEAASQTNIDLPGNQKELLKELKKLGKPIVLVLMSGRPMTISWENDNMDAILYAWYPGTMGGLAITDVLYGKYNPSAKTPMTFPRSVGQIPIHYNQKNTGRPYLGESDAEQKYKSRYTDSPNSPLYPFGYGLSYTTFDYSNLKVNKSTMKNGKDEIKVTVNVKNTGNYDGEEVVQLYVRDLVGSVTRPVRELKGFDKVMIKKGETKTITFTLTPEDLKFHDINMNYVAEAGDFDIFVGGDSNASLKTSFTLVD; encoded by the coding sequence ATGAAAAAACTAATTTATTCAATTGCTTTCTTAGGATTAGCATTCAATACTTATGCGCAAAAAATAAAGTTTGATAAATCAAAATCGAAATCAGAATTTATTGATTACGTAATGGCTCAAATGACAATTGATGACAAAGTAGGGCAGATGGTACAATATACCTATGACGGAGGTGATGTTACAGGATCTGCAATTGATAAAAATTATATAAAATACACGAAACAAGGTATGATGGGGTCTGTGTTTAACGCAACGACAACAGATATTACCAAAAAGTTACAAAAAATAGCTGTTGAAGAAACACGTCTTGGGATTCCATTAATTTTTGGATATGATGTGATTCATGGATACGAAACAATTTTTCCAATTCCACTTGGAGAAGCTTCTTCTTGGGATTTAAAAGCAATTGAAAAATCGGCTCGAATTGCTGCTGAAGAAACAGCTGCTGGTGGAGTTCATTGGACTTTTGCCCCGATGGTTGATATCGGTTTTGATCCTCGTTGGGGGCGTGTTTCTGAAGGTGCTGGTGAAGATACTTTCTTAGGAAGTAAAATTGCAATTGCGCGTGTTAATGGTTTTCAAGGTAAAAGTTTATATGATTTGAATACCGTTTTAGCGTGTACAAAACACTTTGCAGGATATGCTTTGGCGCAGGCTGGACGTGATTATGGAACGGTAGAAATTTCGGATCGATTCTTAAGAGATTATATTTTACCTCCTTTCAAGGCTACTGTTGATGCTGGTGCTGGATCTTTTATGACGTCTTTCAACGAAATTGGAGGAGTTCCTTCTACAGCAAGTAAATATTTGTACGATCAAATTTTACGTAAAGAATGGAATTATAAAGGCTTTGTTGTAACAGATTATACTGCGATTCAGGAATTAGTTCCTCATGGAATTGCAAAAGATTTGGAAGAAGCAACTCTAAAATCGGTTGAAGCAGGTATTGAAATGGATATGATGAGTGGTGCTTTTCTTAATCATTTACCGAAATTGGTAAAAGAAGGAAAAGTAAAACAAGATGTGATTGACACTGCAGTTCGTAGAATTTTGGAAGCAAAATATGACTTAGGACTTTTCGAAGATCCATATCGATATTCAAATTCAAAACGTGAGAAAGAAACGGTAATGAAACAAGAGTTTTTAAATGAAGCTCGTGATGTTGCACGTAAATCAATGGTTTTATTAAAGAATGATAAACAAATTTTACCATTAAAGGAATCTCAAAAAGTTGCAGTTATTGGTCCATTAGTAAAAGATGAGAAAAATATCATTGGAAACTGGGCTGCACGTGGAGATCGTTATGGAAAAGCATGGTCTGTTTGGGAAGGTTTGAATGATGTTTTAGGTAAAAATGCAAAAATTACTTATGCACAAGGAACAGAACTTAATTCGTCTAAAACTGATGGTTTCCAAGAAGCAATTAATATAGCGAAAAACTCAGATGTAATTGTTGCGGTTATGGGAGAAAACGAAAACCAAACAGGTGAAGCGGCTTCTCAAACAAATATAGATTTACCAGGAAATCAAAAAGAATTATTAAAAGAATTAAAGAAACTTGGTAAGCCAATTGTTTTAGTTTTAATGTCTGGTCGTCCAATGACAATTTCTTGGGAGAATGATAATATGGATGCAATTTTATATGCATGGTATCCAGGAACAATGGGAGGTTTAGCGATTACAGATGTTTTATACGGTAAATATAATCCTTCGGCTAAGACACCTATGACATTTCCTCGTTCTGTTGGTCAAATTCCAATTCATTACAATCAAAAAAATACAGGTCGTCCTTATTTAGGAGAAAGTGATGCAGAGCAAAAATATAAATCTCGTTACACAGATTCTCCAAATTCGCCTTTATATCCATTTGGTTACGGTTTAAGTTATACAACGTTTGATTATAGTAATTTAAAAGTGAACAAATCAACAATGAAAAATGGAAAAGATGAAATCAAAGTAACTGTAAATGTTAAAAATACAGGAAACTACGATGGAGAAGAAGTGGTACAATTATATGTTCGTGATTTAGTAGGAAGTGTAACGCGTCCAGTTCGTGAATTGAAAGGTTTTGATAAAGTCATGATTAAGAAAGGAGAAACAAAAACAATTACGTTTACATTAACTCCAGAAGATTTAAAATTCCACGATATCAATATGAACTATGTTGCAGAAGCAGGAGATTTCGACATTTTTGTTGGAGGAGATTCTAACGCTTCACTTAAAACAAGTTTTACTTTAGTTGATTAA